In Dama dama isolate Ldn47 chromosome 20, ASM3311817v1, whole genome shotgun sequence, a single window of DNA contains:
- the LOC133074448 gene encoding olfactory receptor 6N1, with amino-acid sequence MKPGNWSQVTEFIILGFPHLQGVQAFLFLLLLLIYLTTILGNLLIFLVVCLDPRLHTPMYRFVSILSLLELGYTAATIPKMLSNLLSEKKTISFSGCLLQIYFFHSLGATECYLLTAMAYDRYLAICQPLHYPTRMTPALCVKIAVGCWLGGLAGPVAEISLVSHLPFCGPNHIQHIFCDFPPVLSLACTDTSINVLVDFIINSCKILATFLLILSSYVQIICTVLRIPSTAGKRKAFSTCASHLTVVLIFYGSILFMYVRLKKSYSLDYDRALAAVYSVLTPFLNPFIYSLRNKEIKEAVRRQLKRTGILE; translated from the coding sequence ATGAAACCTGGGAATTGGAGCCAGGTAACAGAGTTCATCATCTTGGGCTTTCCCCATCTTCAGGGTGTTCaggcttttctcttcctcttgttACTCCTAATCTACCTCACTACCATCCTGGGAAACCTGCTGATATTCTTGGTGGTCTGCCTGGACCCCCGGCTCCACACACCCATGTACCGCTTTGTCAGCATTCTCTCCTTACTGGAGCTTGGCTACACAGCTGCCACCATCCCCAAGATGCTGTCGAACTTGCTCAGCGAGAAgaagaccatttctttctctggatgCCTTCTGCAAATCTATTTCTTCCACTCTCTTGGGGCCACTGAATGCTATCTTCTCACAGCTATGGCTTATGACAGATACTTAGCCATCTGTCAGCCCCTCCACTATCCTACTCGCATGACCCCAGCACTCTGTGTCAAGATTGCTGTTGGCTGTTGGTTGGGAGGCTTGGCTGGGCCAGTGGCTGAAATTTCCTTGGTCTCCCACCTCCCTTTTTGTGGTCCCAATCACATTCAGCACATCTTTTGTGATTTCCCTCCTGTTCTGAGCTTGGCTTGTACTGACACATCAATCAATGTCCTAGTGGACTTTATTATCAATTCTTGCAAGATCCTGGCCACCTTTCTGTTAATCCTCAGCTCCTATGTGCAGATCATCTGTACAGTGCTCAGAATTCCTTCCACTGCAGGCAAGAGgaaggccttctccacctgtgccTCCCACCTCACTGTGGTCCTCATCTTCTACGGGAGCATCCTCTTCATGTACGTGCGGCTGAAGAAGAGCTACTCTCTGGACTATGACCGGGCCCTGGCTGCGGTCTACTCAGTGCTCACGCCCTTCCTCAACCCCTTTATCTACAGCTTGCGCAACAAGGAGATCAAGGAGGCTGTGAGGAGGCAGTTAAAGAGGacagggatactggagtga
- the LOC133040074 gene encoding olfactory receptor 6N2, protein MEPHNQSSLAEFVLLGFPRVGHIRGWLFVLLLLAYLFTVCGNMLIFLVIRLDAALHTPMYHFVSILSFLELWYTATTIPKMLANLLSDKKTISFSGCLLQTYFFHSLGASECYLLTAMAYDRYLAICRPLHYPAIMTPMLCAKMAAGCWTCGFLCPISEVILVSQLPFCGYNEIQHIFCDFPPLLSLACKDTSTNVLVDFAINAFIILITFLFIMVSYGRIIGTVLKIKTIAGRKKAFSTCASHLIVVLIFFGSIIFMYVRLKESYSLTLDRTLAVVYSVLTPLVNPIIYSLRNKELIKAIKRTIFRKGERASPTQH, encoded by the coding sequence ATGGAGCCCCACAACCAATCAAGCCTGGCTGAATTTGTGCTCCTTGGTTTCCCCAGGGTGGGACATATCAGGGGCTGGCTTtttgtcctgctgctgctggcaTACCTGTTCACTGTCTGTGGCAACATGCTCATCTTCTTGGTCATACGGCTGGATGCAGCCCTGCACACACCCATGTACCACTTTgtcagtattctttccttcttgGAGCTGTGGTATACGGCCACCACTATTCCCAAGATGCTAGCTAATCTTCTCAGTGATAAGAAGACCATTTCTTTTTCAGGATGCCTCCTTCAGACTTACTTCTTCCACTCCCTAGGGGCCTCTGAATGCTACCTTCTTACAGCAATGGCCTATGACCGATACCTGGCCATTTGCCGGCCCCTGCACTATCCCGCAATTATGACCCCCATGCTCTGTGCCAAGATGGCTGCTGGTTGTTGGACCTGTGGCTTTCTATGTCCCATATCTGAAGTCATCCTGGTCTCCCAGCTCCCTTTTTGTGGCTACAATGAAATTCAACACATCTTCTGTGACTTTCCACCTCTTTTGAGCCTGGCCTGCAAGGACACATCCACTAATGTCCTGGTGGACTTTGCCATCAACGCCTTCATCATCCTTATCACCTTCCTCTTTATTATGGTGTCTTATGGAAGAATCATTGGGACTGTACTGAAGATAAAAACGATTGCAGGAAGAAAGAAGGCCTTTTCTACGTGTGCTTCACATCTTATTGTGGTCCTCATCTTCTTCGGGAGCATCATCTTCATGTATGTGCGGCTAAAGGAGAGCTATTCACTGACCCTTGATCGGACGCTTGCTGTAGTCTACTCTGTACTAACACCACTAGTCAACCCAATTATCTACAGTCTTCGTAACAAGGAACTCATTAAGGCTATTAAGAGAACCATCTTTCGGAAGGGAGAGAGAGCTAGTCCCACCCAACACTGA
- the LOC133040075 gene encoding olfactory receptor 6K6, with protein sequence MTSGNQTRVTEFLFSMFLHLHEGGLLFFILLLLIYGFIITGNLMIFVVTQLDMALHTPMYFFIRVLSFLEIWYTMTTIPKMLSCLVSEQKTISLAGCLLQMYFFHSLGITEGCVLTAMAIDRYVAICHPLRYPTIMTPKLCIRLTAGSCLCGFLLVLPEIAWIGTLPFCGSNQIQQIFCDFTPVLSLACTDTSLVVIVDAIHAVEILASFLVIALSYLRIIVVILQMPSAEGRHKAFSTCAAHLAVFLLFFGSVAVMYLRFSATYSVFWDTAIAVTFVILAPFFSPIIYSLRNKDMKDAIGRLFGYQKRAGGVER encoded by the coding sequence ATGACCAGTGGGAATCAGACAAGGGTGACTGAGTTCCTCTTCTCTATGTTCCTGCATCTACATGAAGGTGGCCTCTTATTCTTTATTCTCTTGCTTCTCATCTATGGATTTATCATAACTGGAAACCTAATGATATTCGTTGTCACCCAGCTGGACATGGCCTTGCACACCCCCATGTATTTCTTCATCCGTGTCCTCTCTTTCCTGGAGATCTGGTACACCATGACCACCATCCCCAAGATGCTCTCCTGCCTAGTCAGTGAGCAGAAGACCATCTCTCTTGCTGGTTGCCTTCTGCAGATGTACTTCTTCCACTCACTTGGCATCACAGAAGGCTGTGTCCTGACAGCAATGGCCATCGACAGGTACGTAGCTATCTGCCACCCCCTCCGTTACCCAACCATTATGACTCCCAAACTCTGTATCCGTCTGACAGCTGGATCCTGCCTCTGTGGCTTCCTCCTGGTGCTACCCGAGATCGCATGGATTGGCACCCTGCCCTTCTGTGGCTCCAATCAGATCCAGCAGATCTTCTGTGACTTCACCCCCGTGCTGAGCTTGGCCTGCACAGATACATCTCTGGTGGTCATTGTGGATGCCATCCATGCAGTGGAGATCCTGGCCTCCTTCCTGGTCATCGCCCTATCCTACCTCCGGATCATTGTGGTGATTCTGCAAATGCCCTCGGCTGAAGGCCGCCACAAAGCTTTTTCTACCTGCGCCGCCCACCTTGCTGTGTTCTTGCTCTTTTTTGGCAGTGTGGCTGTCATGTACTTGCGATTCTCAGCCACCTACTCAGTGTTTTGGGACACAGCAATTGCTGTCACTTTTGTTATCCTCGCTCCCTTCTTCAGCCCCATTATCTATAGCCTGAGAAATAAAGATATGAAAGATGCAATTGGGAGGCTCTTCGGTTATCAGAAGAGGGCTGGTGGGGTTGAGAGGTAG